In the Mus pahari chromosome 19, PAHARI_EIJ_v1.1, whole genome shotgun sequence genome, one interval contains:
- the Bloc1s3 gene encoding biogenesis of lysosome-related organelles complex 1 subunit 3 encodes MSLSQGRRRRPGTVVPGEAAETDSELSASSSEEELYLGPSGPTRGRPTGLRVAGEAAETDSEPEPEPTVVPVDLPPLVVQREAAETWGAEETPAKAPARSLLQLRLAESQTRLDHDVAAAVSGVYRRAGRDVAALAGRLAAAQATGLAAAHSVRLARGDLCALAERLDIVAGCRLLPDIRGVPGMEPEQDPAGAESLGCHSVSPT; translated from the coding sequence ATGTCGTTGTCCCAGGGTCGGCGGAGAAGGCCGGGGACGGTGGTACCTGGGGAAGCTGCGGAGACCGACTCGGAGCTGTCCGCATCGTCTTCCGAGGAGGAGCTATACCTGGGTCCTTCGGGCCCTACGCGCGGCCGCCCCACGGGGCTGCGTGTGGCCGGGGAGGCGGCGGAGACCGACTCGGAGCCGGAGCCCGAGCCCACGGTGGTGCCGGTCGACCTGCCCCCGCTCGTGGTGCAGCGCGAGGCGGCGGAGACGTGGGGCGCCGAGGAGACCCCTGCCAAGGCGCCTGCGCGCTCGCTGCTGCAGCTCCGGTTGGCTGAGAGCCAGACGCGCCTGGACCACGACGTAGCGGCTGCGGTGAGCGGCGTGTACCGCCGTGCGGGTCGCGATGTGGCCGCCCTGGCCGGGAGGTTGGCGGCTGCTCAGGCCACCGGGCTGGCAGCCGCCCACAGCGTGCGCCTGGCGCGCGGGGACCTCTGCGCGCTCGCCGAGCGCCTGGATATCGTGGCTGGCTGTCGCCTGCTGCCGGACATACGAGGGGTCCCTGGTATGGAGCCCGAGCAGGACCCGGCGGGGGCCGAGAGCCTAGGCTGTCACTCTGTGTCccccacctga
- the Trappc6a gene encoding trafficking protein particle complex subunit 6A isoform X2 codes for MADAVLFEFLHTEMVAELWAPDPDPGSGGKRKSLSVLEGLGFRVGQALGERLPRETPAFREELDALKFLCKDLWAAMFQKHMDGLRTNHQGTYVLQDNSFPLLVTMGSGPQYLEEAPKCSVPRPHPVPGLHLWPSVRRPPYTGLPEPGHRRRDVPAGL; via the exons ATGGCGGACGCGGTGCTATTCGAGTTTCTGCACACCGAGATGGTGGCGGAGCTGTGGGCCCCGGACCCGGACCCTGGCTCGGGG ggaaagaggaagagccTGTCCGTCCTGGAGGGCCTGGGCTTCCGCGTGGGCCAGGCTCTGGGTGAGAG GCTGCCCCGGGAGACACCGGCCTTTAGGGAGGAGTTAGATGCCCTCAAGTTCCTGTGCAAAGATCTGTGGGCGGCCATGTTCCAAAAGCACATGGACGGACTCCGCACCAACCACCAG GGGACCTATGTGCTGCAGGACAACAGCTTCCCCCTCCTCGTCACCATGGGCTCGGGGCCACAGTATCTAGAGGAAGCCCCCAAG TGTTctgtcccccgcccccacccagtTCCTGGCCTTCACCTGTGGCCTTCTGTGCGGCGCCCTCCATACACTGGGCTTCCAGAGCCTGGTCACCGCCGCCGTGACGTCCCTGCCGGCCT GTAA
- the Trappc6a gene encoding trafficking protein particle complex subunit 6A isoform X1, translating into MADAVLFEFLHTEMVAELWAPDPDPGSGGKRKSLSVLEGLGFRVGQALGERLPRETPAFREELDALKFLCKDLWAAMFQKHMDGLRTNHQGTYVLQDNSFPLLVTMGSGPQYLEEAPKFLAFTCGLLCGALHTLGFQSLVTAAVTSLPACKFQVVIQKS; encoded by the exons ATGGCGGACGCGGTGCTATTCGAGTTTCTGCACACCGAGATGGTGGCGGAGCTGTGGGCCCCGGACCCGGACCCTGGCTCGGGG ggaaagaggaagagccTGTCCGTCCTGGAGGGCCTGGGCTTCCGCGTGGGCCAGGCTCTGGGTGAGAG GCTGCCCCGGGAGACACCGGCCTTTAGGGAGGAGTTAGATGCCCTCAAGTTCCTGTGCAAAGATCTGTGGGCGGCCATGTTCCAAAAGCACATGGACGGACTCCGCACCAACCACCAG GGGACCTATGTGCTGCAGGACAACAGCTTCCCCCTCCTCGTCACCATGGGCTCGGGGCCACAGTATCTAGAGGAAGCCCCCAAG tTCCTGGCCTTCACCTGTGGCCTTCTGTGCGGCGCCCTCCATACACTGGGCTTCCAGAGCCTGGTCACCGCCGCCGTGACGTCCCTGCCGGCCT GTAAGTTCCAGGTGGTGATCCAGAAGTCCTGA
- the Nkpd1 gene encoding NTPase KAP family P-loop domain-containing protein 1, whose translation MQKNYNVHFTKNARIPNERYFLDPELGHQKGCCRQWYQDPVATHTHGPYQLSPQAHWQQTYHSHRGGSGCRRCPQPLIPQRQRRQQQQQQQRQPPPLPPNPLRQRLCPVRGAQKGSPAIAAARMEPASAPQPVTSSPTAVSATASSGPALPSAAGALLEPSEPTEARPLPAPAACGSFTSYGADILTEDDVYCSCLAKTLCHVPVPVTVGFYAPFGCRLHLMLDKITTLMQQEAAQRESEELQRVQWQPRRVRGWGVPQLLWYLVFLQPVITELHLRRRNVRFLFIRFSAWQYAGTDKLWAGLVTTLCEGIRHHYGALPFSVYSVLGNKPCGPRDGLCQREWHCRRRVCLALLALLAALCLGVGLLYLSLGGHAPGHGERGVLKALGGAATTLSGSGLLMAVYSVGKHLFVSQRKKIERLVSREKFGSQLGFMCEVKKEVELLTDFLCFLEIYQRRRLRVVLEVTGLDTCYPERVVGVLNAINTLLSDSHAPFIFILVVDPSILAACLESAGNMKGTADNGYLFLNRTVTLPFSVPVMGRRTKLQFLHDAVRSRDDLLFRELTIKLQPQSPGNLGAGEGTQLLAVETQGDAERTQGRVDAEAARRIQEALCCLHDESDCLYEYVPDNVVSMRRIVNTVPITVRLLQQQQQQQPDRVGPTPRHAVAWVVLANQWPCRLSWVLQCLEDRQQAGGAPEGRARLWDVFCDNSRELHTMTKALQNVLDLDGDPELFERFLGTDFPFTVAEAQSLLRCTVNLDHSIRRRMGLIRAVSALKPPSPPKSPSQNGPQVSPKAIIAAGTSQAGQGSGHSREAYQTRDRTHGGKPRPMV comes from the exons ATGCAGAAGAACTACAATGTGCACTTCACCAAGAATGCCCGGATCCCCAATGAACGATACTTTTTGGATCCCGAGTTGGGGCACCAAAAAG gATGCTGCCGTCAGTGGTACCAGGACCCAGTGGCCACTCACACCCATGGGCCCTATCAGCTGTCCCCCCAGGCTCACTGGCAGCAGACCTACCATAGCCACCGAGGTGGCAGCGGCTGTCGCCGGTGTCCCCAGCCCCTCATTCCGCAGCGacagcggcggcagcagcagcagcagcagcagcgacaacccccacccctacctcccaaCCCTCTGCGGCAGCGGCTCTGTCCAGTTCGCGGGGCCCAGAAGGGGTCACCCGCGATCGCCGCTGCACGCATGGAACCAGCCAGCGCCCCCCAGCCAGTCACCTCCTCACCCACCGCAGTATCAGCCACGGCCAGCAGCggcccagctctgccctctgcagccgGCGCCCTCCTGGAGCCCAGCGAGCCCACCGAGGCGCGGCCCCTGCCTGCACCCGCAGCCTGCGGCTCCTTCACCTCCTACGGCGCCG ACATCCTGACAGAGGATGATGTCTACTGCAGCTGTCTGGCTAAAACTCTGTGTCACGTGCCCGTCCCTGTGACGGTGGGTTTCTACGCTCCCTTCGGCTGCCGTCTTCACTTGATGTTGGATAAAATCACTA cacTGATGCAGCAGGAGGCCGCGCAGCGTGAGAGCGAGGAGCTGCAGCGCGTGCAGTGGCAGCCACGGCGCGTGCGCGGCTGGGGCGTCCCGCAGCTGCTGTGGTACCTGGTGTTTCTGCAGCCGGTGATCACGGAGCTGCACCTGCGGCGCAGGAACGTGCGCTTCCTGTTCATCCGCTTCAGCGCCTGGCAGTATGCGGGTACTGACAAGCTGTGGGCGGGGCTGGTGACCACGCTGTGCGAGGGCATCCGCCACCACTACGGCGCGCTGCCCTTCAGCGTGTACTCGGTGCTGGGCAACAAGCCCTGTGGCCCGCGCGATGGCCTCTGCCAACGCGAGTGGCACTGCCGACGTCGCGTGTGCCTGGCGCTGCTGGCGCTGCTGGCCGCGCTGTGCCTGGGTGTGGGGCTGCTGTACCTGTCGCTGGGAGGCCATGCGCCGGGCCACGGAGAGCGTGGCGTGCTCAAAGCGCTGGGCGGCGCGGCCACCACTCTGTCCGGCTCTGGGCTGCTCATGGCCGTGTACTCCGTGGGCAAGCATCTGTTCGTGAGCCAGCGTAAGAAGATTGAGCGCCTGGTGTCGCGTGAGAAGTTCGGCAGCCAGCTGGGCTTCATGTGCGAGGTGAAGAAGGAGGTGGAACTGCTCACGGATTTCCTGTGCTTCCTGGAGATCTACCAGCGACGCCGGCTGCGCGTGGTCCTCGAGGTCACCGGGCTGGACACGTGCTACCCAGAGCGCGTGGTGGGCGTGCTAAACGCCATCAACACTCTGCTGTCCGACAGCCACGCTCCCTTCATTTTCATCCTGGTGGTGGACCCCAGCATCCTGGCCGCGTGCCTGGAGAGTGCGGGTAACATGAAGGGCACAGCGGACAACGGTTACCTGTTCCTCAACCGCACGGTCACGCTACCCTTCTCCGTGCCGGTCATGGGCCGTCGCACCAAGTTGCAGTTCCTGCACGATGCGGTGCGTAGCCGGGACGATCTGCTGTTCCGGGAGTTGACAATCAAGCTGCAGCCGCAGAGCCCCGGGAACTTGGGCGCAGGCGAGGGTACTCAGCTGCTGGCGGTGGAGACGCAGGGGGACGCCGAGCGCACGCAGGGCCGCGTGGACGCGGAGGCGGCGCGGCGCATCCAGGAGGCGCTATGCTGCCTGCACGACGAGAGTGACTGCCTGTACGAGTACGTGCCCGACAACGTGGTGTCCATGCGGCGCATCGTCAACACGGTGCCCATCACCGTGCGTCtgttgcagcagcagcagcagcaacagccgGACCGCGTGGGTCCCACACCGCGCCACGCGGTGGCCTGGGTTGTCCTCGCCAACCAGTGGCCTTGTCGCCTCAGCTGGGTGCTGCAATGCCTGGAGGACCGGCAGCAGGCAGGGGGCGCACCAGAGGGGCGCGCACGTCTCTGGGACGTCTTCTGCGACAACAGTCGCGAGCtgcacaccatgaccaaggccttACAGAACGTACTGGACCTGGATGGCGACCCCGAGCTTTTTGAGCGCTTTCTGGGCACTGATTTCCCCTTCACCGTGGCCGAGGCGCAGAGTTTGCTGCGCTGCACAGTCAACCTGGACCATTCCATCCGCCGCCGCATGGGCCTCATTAGGGCGGTCAGCGCCCTCAAGCCGCCCAGCCCACCCAAGTCCCCATCCCAGAATGGTCCCCAGGTCAGTCCCAAAGCCATTATCGCCGCAGGCACGTCCCAAGCGGGCCAAGGATCAGGACACAGTAGAGAGGCATATCAGACCCGGGACCGGACCCATGGGGGCAAGCCAAGACCGATGGTCTAA
- the Ppp1r37 gene encoding protein phosphatase 1 regulatory subunit 37 has product MEIPPQEAPPGPGADADADAEAEEAPAEAESPTGASPPADGRLKAAAKRVTFPSDEDIVSGAVEPKDPWRHAQNVTVDEVVSAYRQACQKLNCRQIPKLLRQLQEFTDLEQRINCLDLKGEKLDYKTCEALEEVFKRLQFKVVDLEQTNLDEDGASALFDMIEYYESATHLNISFNKHIGTRGWQAAAHMMRKTSCLQYLDARNTPLLDHSAPFVARALRIRSSLAVLHLENASLSGRPLMLLATALKMNMNLRELYLADNKLNGLQDSAQLGNLLKFNCSLQILDLRNNHVLDSGLAYICEGLKEQRKGLVTLVLWNNQLTHTGMAFLGMALPHTQSLETLNLGHNPIGNEGVRNLKNGLISNRSVLRLGLASTKLTCEGAVAVAEFIAESPRLLRLDLRENEIKTGGLMALSLALKVNHSLLRLDLDREPKKEPVKSFIETQKALLAEIQNGCKRNFALVREREERQQLQPSASTPEITITAPRPLEESGELPATGSQNGAPGPEPGPDSDSDSDREDQEEEEEDQRNQQRDEGGTDQSSLAPCPALIPSTDSLGPGDKSPPGSPSSPTEQRISVSSPGRGHKVFVVTRVESPPERPEPPVPPTFASSPPPSPPSPPASPPSQTMDIQDPESSEAQPQLEPSQAGQPLPNGLKPEFALALPPEPPPGLEAKGGVCSLEHALHRSQGVNKLEELLLEASQEAPRDTL; this is encoded by the exons CCCAGAATGTGACGGTGGACGAAGTGGTCAGTGCCTACAGGCAGGCCTGCCAGAAGCTGAACTGCCGACAGATCCCCAAGCTCCTCAGGCAGCTGCAG GAGTTCACAGATCTTGAGCAACGCATCAACTGCCTGGACCTAAAAG GGGAGAAGCTTGATTATAAGACCTGTGAGGCTCTGGAGGAGGTCTTTAAGAGGCTGCAGTTCAAGGTCGTGGACCTGGAGCAAACCAACTTGGATGAGGAC GGTGCCTCCGCCCTCTTTGACATGATTGAGTACTACGAGTCGGCCACCCACCTCAACATCTCTTTCAACAAGCACATCGGCACTCGGGGCTGGCAGGCTGCTGCCCACATGATGCGGAAG ACAAGTTGCCTACAGTACCTAGATGCCCGCAACACACCCCTGCTGGACCACTCGGCACCCTTTGTAGCTCGTGCCCTGCGTATCCGCAGCAGCCTGGCAGTGCTGCACCTAGAAAATGCTAGCCTGTCCGGGCGGCCCCTCATGCTGCTGG CCACAGCTCTGAAGATGAACATGAACCTCCGAGAACTGTACTTGGCAGACAACAAGCTCAACGGCCTGCAGGACTCTGCCCAGCTGGGCAACTTGCTCAAATTCAACTGCTCCCTGCAAATTCTGGACCTGCGGAACAACCACGTGCTGGACTCAG GTCTGGCCTACATCTGTGAGGGTCtcaaggagcagaggaaggggctGGTGACCCTGGTGCTGTGGAACAACCAGCTCACACACACGGGCATGGCCTTCTTGGGCATGGCACTG ccacacacacagagtctggaGACACTGAACCTGGGCCACAACCCCATTGGGAACGAGGGTGTACGGAACCTCAAGAATGGGCTCATCAGCAACCGCAGCGTGCTGCGCCTCGGCCTTGCCTCAACCAAGCTCACCTGCGAGG GCGCGGTGGCTGTGGCAGAGTTCATCGCCGAGAGCCCCCGCCTCCTGAGACTGGACCTCCGGGAAAACGAGATCAAGACAGGCGGGCTCATGGCACTGTCCTTGGCCCTCAAGGTGAACCACTCCCTGCTTCGATTGGACCTGGACCGAGAGCCCAAGAAGGAGCCG GTGAAGAGCTTCATCGAGACGCAGAAGGCACTGCTGGCTGAGATCCAGAACGGCTGCAAGCGTAACTTTGCGCTGGTTCGAGAGCGCGAGGAGAGGCAGCAGCTGCAGCCGTCGGCCTCCACGCCTGAGATCACCATCACCGCACCCCGGCCCCTGGAAGAGTCTGGGGAGCTGCCAGCCACAGGATCTCAGAATGGGGCCCCTGGCCCCGAACCTGGCCCTGACTCAGACTCAGACTCTGACAGGGaggaccaggaggaagaggaggaggaccaaCGAAACCAGCAGAGGGACGAGGGGGGCACTGACCAGAGTTCCTTggccccctgccctgccctcatACCTTCTACAGACTCCCTAGGCCCTGGTGACAAGAGCCCGCCAGGCagcccctcctctcccactgagcagCGTATTTCTGTCTCCAGCCCAGGCCGAGGCCACAAGGTATTTGTGGTGACCCGGGTGGAGAGTCCACCTGAGAGGCCAGAGCCCCCTGTTCCTCCCACCTTTGcctcctctcctccaccctctcctccctcccctcccgccTCTCCACCGTCTCAGACCATGGACATCCAGGACCCAGAGTCATCTGAGGCTCAGCCCCAGCTGGAGCCATCTCAGGCAGGGCAGCCGCTGCCCAATGGCCTGAAGCCTGAGTTTGCCCTCGCACTTCCCCCAGAACCTCCCCCAGGGCTGGAGGCTAAGGGAGGTGTCTGCAGCCTGGAGCATG CACTGCACCGCTCCCAGGGTGTTAACAAGCTGGAGGAACTGCTTCTAGAGGCCAGTCAGGAGGCCCCgcgggacacactgtga